GCAACTACACCATCATCGAGCACGACGGCGTGATCTTCGGCTGCGCCGCGCTCTACCCCTACCCCGAGGCCCGCACCGGCGAGATGGCCGCGCTCACCGTGTCGCCCGACACGCAGAGCCAGGGCGACGGCGAGCGCCTGCTCAAGCGCATCGAAACCCGCGCCAAGGCCCAGGGGCTGCAGAGCATCTTCGTGCTCACCACGCGCACCATGCACTGGTTCCTCAAGCGCGGCTTCGTGCAGGTCAACCCGGACTGGCTGCCCGAGGCGCGCAAGCGCAAATACAACTGGGACCGCAAGAGCCAGGTGCTGGTGAAAAAGCTGGGGTGACCGCCACAGCACGCGGCGGCCCGATCGGGCTGCCTGCGTGAGGCTTTCGTTGACTCAGGCGCTGGCGGGTGCGCGGCGCACCAGCAGCAGCACGGCCAGCAGCGCGATCAGCGAGAAGCAGAGAAACGACCAGTTGGCGATCGTCAGGCCCAGGAAGGTCCAGTCGATGGCCGAACAGTCACCGCTGCCCTTGAAGATCATGGGAATCGCCCGCTTGAGCGGAAACGATTCGATCATTCCGAAAAAGTCGCGCCCGCAGCTCAGTATCTCGGGCGGGTTCCACTGCAGCCAGCTCTGGCGCGCGGCCACGAAAGCCCCCGAAACCGCCAGCAAGCCCATCAGGCCGGCACCCACCGTGTGCGCGCCGCGACCGGGCAGCGCGGCCGTGACGGCCGCCACCAGCGCCACCAGCACCAGCGCATAACGCTGCACGATGCACATGGGGCAGGGCTCCAGCCCCACCACATGCTGCAGGTACAGGCCAAAAGCGAGCAGGCCGATGCACCCCAGGGCAATCAGCGCGAGCAGGCGGCGGGGAAAACGCTCGATGAGTTCGAGGACCTGGGTCGGTAGAGCGGATGACAAATCGGTGTCCTTGCAGGAAAACGCGGGGCCTTGTGCGGAGAACGGCGAGTGTCTCACCGTCCTTGAAACCCGACGCCCTGATGTGTTGCGCAGGAATCCGCGCCTCGATCAGGGGGTCGTGCCCGCGGGTTGATTGCACTCCACCATCAAGAGTTCCGGCCGCGCGTTCAGAAGATTGAGCACAAGGGCGTGGTCTTCATCTCCTGGCGCACCTGCCGAGCCCCACGCCCCGCCAACCGCGTTCAACTGCCAGCGAACGCGCGCTCGATCACGAAGGCACCGGGGCGGCTGGTGTTGCCTTCCTCGAAACCGTTCTTCTCGGCCAGGGCCTTGAGGTCGCGCAGCATTTCAGGGCTGCCGCAGATCATGATGCGGTCGTGCGCCGGGTCCAGCCGGGGCAGGCCCAGGTCTTTCGCCAAGGTACCGTTGTCCAGCAGATTCGGGATGCGCCCCTGGTGGATGAAGGGCTCGCGGGTGACG
This Hydrogenophaga taeniospiralis DNA region includes the following protein-coding sequences:
- a CDS encoding disulfide bond formation protein B is translated as MSSALPTQVLELIERFPRRLLALIALGCIGLLAFGLYLQHVVGLEPCPMCIVQRYALVLVALVAAVTAALPGRGAHTVGAGLMGLLAVSGAFVAARQSWLQWNPPEILSCGRDFFGMIESFPLKRAIPMIFKGSGDCSAIDWTFLGLTIANWSFLCFSLIALLAVLLLVRRAPASA